The Algoriphagus halophilus sequence AATAATAATCAACAATCAAACTTCTCGGTACCTGAAAATGATCTTCAATATCAGGATTATACGTCCTGGCAAAGAGAATTGCCTGAATCAGAGTCCAAATCCAAGTCAATTCCTACGCCTTCGGACTCATTTTTAGATCTGCCGCTGGACTTTCCAAGGCCGGCCAGTCCAAGTTACCAAGGCAGTATCATCCGGTTTTCCCTGCCAAAAAATTTCACTGATAAAGTAGGGAAGCTCGTCAAAGATTTTCAAACTACGGACTTTAACCTTTTCCTTGCATGCTTTCAGATTTTGCTTGGTAGGTATGCAAAAAGTGAACAGGTAACAGTAGGAATACCAGTGTTCAATCGAGATAAAGAAGAGTTTAAATCCATGGTTGGGTATTTTGTAGATACCCAGGTAATTGAAGCAAGCCTGGAAAAGCAGAAATTGTTTTCCGAGCTGCTTAAAGAAATCAAAAATGATGTTTTGGCGGCCATATCTACCCAAAAACCGAGCTATGAGGAACTGGTTAGTAATTCACAAACAGCAAAAGATCAAAGCTACAATCCTTTATTTCAAGCCATGTTTGTGGGACATTCCGCAGGAGAGAATCCATTTCAAAACCATGGTCTATCGGTAGATTTTGAAGTGTTGGATTTAGAAGTCTCCAAATTTGATCTGACGCTACATCATTTTGGTCTAAAAGCTGGTGCATATCAAATTGGAATAGAAATTAGTAGGGATTTATTCAGTCCTGTTTTTGCAGAACGCTTGTGCCAACATTTTACAACGCTGTTGGAGGGTGTTTGCGAGAATCCTAACCTGGAAATAGAGTCTTATTCCCTGATTTCTGAAGAAGAGAACCAATTTCTGGTTTCTGGACTTAGTCATGGTTTTTTACCAGAAGGTAATGGAACTGTGCTCACTGAGATCCTAGATAGTTTAATCCAAAAAAAGGATCAGATTGCCGTGGTTTGCGGCTCTGAACGACTAAGTTATGGAGAACTTGATCTAAAAAGCCAAGTAATTGCTTATGAGCTAGGAGAGAAATCTGCTGATCCAAACTATCCCATAGGAATCTTTATGGAAAGGTCTGTGGATTATTTGGTTTCTATTCTTGCCATCTTAAGATTTGGTGGGGTCTATTTGCCTTTAGACCCGGATTATCCAGACCAAAGAACGCTCCAATACCTAAAAGAATCCGGAGCAAATTTTGTCCTGACTCACCGTAATTGTATTGATTCAAAAGACTCTGTCAAAGATAATTTTGAAATAATAAATATTGATTTAATAGAATACAATCAAAGTATTGAAAATCAGGTAAATAAGGGTTTTAAATTTAGTAATAATGCCTACCTGATATTTACCTCTGGGAGTACCAATAAACCCAAGGGTGTTTTGGTTAGCCATAACAACTTATACTCTTCTGTGGCAGCAAGAAAGTCGTATTACCAGGAATCTCCCACCTCATTCTTGTTGGCTTCCTCTTTTTCTTTTGACAGCTCAGTTGCCGGAATCTTTTGGTCTTTATGCACAGGAGGTAAACTCATCATTACGCAACAAAATGAAACCTTGGACACTGCTGCACTTTCTGCAATCATTGCTCGAGAAGATGTCAGCCATACCTTGATGCTGCCTTCGCTGTATCAAGCCTTGCTGCAGGAAAATGACAGAACTTGGGATGCACTGAAGGGAGTGATTTTGGCTGGAGAGGAATTTCCAAATGATTTGATAAAAATGCACTTTGAAAAGCATCCAACAACACGGCTTTTTAATGAATATGGTCCAACGGAAGGAACGGTTTGGTGTACGGTTCAGGAACTTCATGCTGGAGATTCTTTTCATAGGGTTCCTATAGGTTTGGCAACATCGAATACCTTGGCTTATGTACTGGATTCAAATCAGAAATTAAGTCCCATCGGAATTCCGGGAGAACTTTGCATTGCAGGGGCGGGGCTTACGAATGGGTATTTATCCGAGGAAGATACTGCATCTAAGTTTTTGAAAAACCCATATTCCGAGGAATGGAATAGGGTTTATAGGACTGGAGACTTGGTTCGAATCCAGAAGGATGGATTGTTGGAATACCTTGGAAGAGAGGATAATCAAGTTAAAATCCGAGGACATCGAGTGGAATTGACCGAGATTCAAGATTTAGCTCTACGTGATCCAAAAGTTAAATCTGCATTAGCAATTGTTGGGGGAGCATCTGATACCCAAATAATCGTGGCCATTAAATCGGATGCCAATATAAATGAGGGGGAATTAGATGGTTTTTTCCGTCAAAATTTGCCACGATACATGGTGCCGGATATAATTCTCATTTTGAAGGAATTTCCTTTGCTT is a genomic window containing:
- a CDS encoding non-ribosomal peptide synthetase; this encodes MEGNSDDLLDQWLNFNEQEQGSENLAEERIPKASLSDHYPLSVAQQRLWFVYQKNPESPVYNYSEIWNFHGSSFDQGVFSKALESLVAKHQILASNYVVFQEEPVMVFRRGKSFDLHFAKDNQDESDARNWLKNLASEAFRLETDPLIRVGVCHLNDQYLIGITFHHIIIDAWSMGILREDFADFYVEISNNNQQSNFSVPENDLQYQDYTSWQRELPESESKSKSIPTPSDSFLDLPLDFPRPASPSYQGSIIRFSLPKNFTDKVGKLVKDFQTTDFNLFLACFQILLGRYAKSEQVTVGIPVFNRDKEEFKSMVGYFVDTQVIEASLEKQKLFSELLKEIKNDVLAAISTQKPSYEELVSNSQTAKDQSYNPLFQAMFVGHSAGENPFQNHGLSVDFEVLDLEVSKFDLTLHHFGLKAGAYQIGIEISRDLFSPVFAERLCQHFTTLLEGVCENPNLEIESYSLISEEENQFLVSGLSHGFLPEGNGTVLTEILDSLIQKKDQIAVVCGSERLSYGELDLKSQVIAYELGEKSADPNYPIGIFMERSVDYLVSILAILRFGGVYLPLDPDYPDQRTLQYLKESGANFVLTHRNCIDSKDSVKDNFEIINIDLIEYNQSIENQVNKGFKFSNNAYLIFTSGSTNKPKGVLVSHNNLYSSVAARKSYYQESPTSFLLASSFSFDSSVAGIFWSLCTGGKLIITQQNETLDTAALSAIIAREDVSHTLMLPSLYQALLQENDRTWDALKGVILAGEEFPNDLIKMHFEKHPTTRLFNEYGPTEGTVWCTVQELHAGDSFHRVPIGLATSNTLAYVLDSNQKLSPIGIPGELCIAGAGLTNGYLSEEDTASKFLKNPYSEEWNRVYRTGDLVRIQKDGLLEYLGREDNQVKIRGHRVELTEIQDLALRDPKVKSALAIVGGASDTQIIVAIKSDANINEGELDGFFRQNLPRYMVPDIILILKEFPLLPNGKVDLNALNDIAIAKPNASTVSSKIPSTYLERQVAGIWADVMGEEEVPVNKDFYEMGGNSLQSIRIIARCRDIGIKVTPAQFLRYSTVESLVKSIHHEAYQRPENTLELEVLKVWETFLKQKLIGVKDSFQKNGGSDFEWKQVENELNSIFTFKDPIHINDSIQDISKKILANNHLVEFESINIRRVIPIKTTGQKSPLFCIHSEFYYETVYSQLTRHMPAEYPVYGILSVSPELIKNSVPRNIEEIASLCLEEIRLIQPKGPYRILSYSIGNVVAFEIAKQMLEAGEQVNLIMIDPPLFFDKSRTFGKGGYKKLFTYLDYWKNPGQLLEKVRKKVRKDPKPPVLIQDTGLLKKYLLSYKPEKIACDTLLITTPREFKHTYEWDPLLNIVDREKIQGPHLKLMREPYAGQLNEAIVRNLKKWDEEKKTMDS